The Daucus carota subsp. sativus chromosome 9, DH1 v3.0, whole genome shotgun sequence genome window below encodes:
- the LOC135149123 gene encoding sesquiterpene synthase 2-like, with amino-acid sequence MYDVYGTPEELQQFSDAIEEWDISSLDKLPDYMRVCYQALLDVFSKAEEEMVKEGGLTYGFDHAKNAFKRTVRHYHQEAKWCHVGYFPKFEEYMGVACLSAGMAMLSITSFVLMGNVATKEAFEWTSKDPLNLRAVAEIGRLGNDIVGHENERKRAHVPSAVECFMQQYGVPKEIAYESLQNRLTNAWKDMNQECLNPTAVPRRLLTNVYNFSCATNLLYEDYDGYTISSTRTKERITSILIDPILV; translated from the exons ATGTACGATGTCTATGGAACACCTGAAGAACTGCAACAATTCAGTGATGCAATCGAAGA GTGGGATATCAGTAGCTTAGACAAACTTCCTGATTACATGAGAGTTTGTTATCAAGCTTTACTGGATGTTTTTTCTAAAGCCGAAGAAGAGATGGTAAAGGAGGGAGGACTGACATACGGCTTCGATCATGCAAAAAACGCT TTTAAGAGGACAGTAAGACATTATCATCAGGAAGCTAAATGGTGTCATGTCGGCTACTTTCCAAAGTTTGAAGAGTACATGGGCGTTGCATGTTTATCTGCTGGCATGGCAATGTTGTCAATCACAAGCTTCGTGCTTATGGGTAATGTGGCAACTAAAGAAGCATTTGAATGGACGTCGAAAGATCCCTTGAATCTTAGAGCTGTAGCTGAAATTGGCCGACTCGGTAACGACATCGTGGGACATGAG AATGAGAGGAAGAGAGCGCATGTACCATCAGCTGTTGAGTGCTTCATGCAACAGTATGGTGTTCCAAAAGAAATCGCTTATGAATCACTGCAGAATCGCCTCACAAATGCGTGGAAGGATATGAATCAGGAATGCCTCAATCCAACAGCAGTTCCAAGGCGGTTGCTAACAAACGTTTACAATTTTTCATGTGCGACAAATCTTCTTTACGAGGATTATGATGGATACACTATATCTTCAACTCGGACGAAAGAGAGGATAACCTCGATATTGATTGATCCTATTCTGGTGTGA